The window ATTGCCGTTCGCAGCGCGACTTTTACATTTATTATTTGATTTTCATTATTTGCAAGAGAAAGGAAAAAGTGTTGGCGAGAGTGTTTATATATTAAATAAACGGTCAGGATGGTATGATGATGAAATTTTAATAAAAATTAACGAGGCCTTAGGGGAAGAAGCCTGTTCTTACGAGCGTGAAGTTTTCCCGCTTGGGCTGGAAGCTGAAATGGTACTTGCACAGAATTTATATGGAACGGTCAAAGGTAAAAAAGTTTTAGTTATCAAGAAGGGGGATACCTTAACAGCTAAAAATATAGATTATATTCATAAACATGGACATGATATTCTTGACGTAACTGAGCCTATTTTAATTCGTGAAAAGGTTGTTTTAGGCGATAAAAAAAATGCTTAAAAAAGTATCAGTTAAGAGACTCAAAGTTGGGTTACATATTCACTTAAAAGATATTCCCTGGTTTAAACATTCTTTTTTTCGTTCAAATTTCAAAATTAAAAAATCACAGGAAATAGACGAAGTACAGGGAATCGGTTGTGAATATGTATACTACGACCCTCAAAGAAGTGATTGTGAACCGTTACAGGTGGATGCAAAAGTCAAACCTGTCAGTAAAACGGTTAATAGGCGTGATATAAAGAAGAAAAAGTCTTCTGAATTACGCAAACGCAAAGATGCATATATAAATACAGAAAAAAAGTTCCTCTCGTCTGCGAAGCAGGCAAATAGAATTATGCGAGGCGTTTTAAATGGGCAGATTTCCTTTTGTGAAGAAGCGCAGGAAATGGCTCATGAATTTGCAAGCTTTTTTTTAAAAGATATTCACACCACTCTTAATTTAATAAATCTTTCTGCTTCTGACGATGAGGCTTTATATTTTCATTCGCTTAATGTCTCAATTCTTTCTTGTATGCTTGGCCGGGAGGTAGGCATTAATGACAGTGATATGCATACTCTGGCATTTGGTGCTTTAATGCATGATATAGGGAAGGCGAAAATTCCTAAGAAAATTTTGTATAAGCCATCTGTGCTGACTAAGCCTGAGTTAGAGATGGTTAAAAGACATCCCTTATACGGGGTCGGTCTTCTGTCAGGAATGAAATCTGTAAATAAAGATGTAATGAAGATTATTTATCATCATCATGTCCGTAATGGCCCCAGTGGATATCCGGAAGGAATCAGTTTTAAATCAATTGGTCTATTGCCAAAAATTGTTGCCATTGTCGATTTATATGACAACCTTATCAACCATAGAGTTGTAGAGAAGGTCCTTACTCCTCATCAGGCTCTGGCGAATCTTTATAAAAGTAATGCCAAGTTGCTGGATGAGAAAATTTTAGCTCATTTTATAAGAATGCTTGGTGTTTATCCTCCCGGATCACTATGCGAATTAGATAGCGGTGAGATTGCAATGGTTGTCAGTATCGGCGATAATCCTCTATTACCGGATGTTATTATTTACGACCAGAATATTCCAAAAAATGAAGCTATGATTCTCAGGCTTGGAGCAGACATTGATTCTAAGGTTGAACGCATTGTTTCACGTAAAGATTTAACTGAAGACCAGCTACAATATTTATCTCCTAAATCCAAAATAGGGTACTATGTTGACTCTAAATCTAATTAGGTAGGATCACGCAATGTACAGAATTAAATGGAATGATAAATATTCAACTGGGAATGTCGAGATAGATAAACAGCATATGCAACTTTTTGAGATATTCAATGAATATCTTGCTGAGAAAAAAAAGAGATCCAGCTTAAAATATTTAATATTATCTATCGACTTACTTGGATATTGCCAGGAACATTTTAAAACAGAAGAGCAGCTAATGCTGAGTGCTAACTATCCATTCTTTGAAGAACACAAATCTGAACATGCAAATATTTATGCTGCCGTAGAGAACTTAGTTAATAAAGTCTATAATGGCGATAGTATTGATGATGTCGCAGCAGATGAGTTTCTTTTCTCATGGGTTGAACAACATATAGTTAAAAAAGATTGTGATGTTATCGAGTGGATAAACAATGGTCGTATATAGTTCTGACTTCTGATAGTTATTCAACTGTGGGCAATATGAAATGCTCATTTATTTGTTGGTGCTGATTGTATATGGCAGTGAAGAAATAGTTTGTGAATAGTGATTCGATTTTAATGTGTTATTGCTTTGGAATATTTTTTTTATTTATTAATTTCACGTTGTACTGAAAATATTGCTGTAGCTGTTCTTGTATCCGCTGGAGTTCATGTATAATATTGAGAGGTGCTATGCTGCTATATAAGATATTCGGGCTTCTTGCACTGAATTTAACGTTTTTATTTACTTTGTGTGCACAGGCGTATTCTTCTGATGAGATAATCAATATTGCATCAGTGGAATATCCTCCGATCGTTTCTATGCAAGAGATCCCAGGTCTTGGTTATGGCATGTGTAGAGATGTTGTGACTGAGGCTTTTAAGGCTGTATCGGAAGATGTAAATTTTACTATTTTGCCAATGTCTAGAAATGTCTGGTCTGTTGTACATAATAAGGGGACGATCTGCCTCGGTAGTATGGTCTGGTTTAAAAGGGAGAATAAAGACGCATTAGTCGATTTTGTAGAAATCATTAATCTTAATTTCGTCGCTTATTATAAAAAAAAACGTTTTCCTGATGGCGTATCATATGAGTCATTGAAAGATTTACGCGGATACAGTTTTGGAAATGTCAGGGGGAGTGGCAGTCAGCCTACTTTAGAGAATGCAAATCTTAAAATTGATTTAGTCAGAAATATAAGATTAAATTTTCAAAAATTGAGTGTCGACCGTATGGATTTTGCGGTTTCGTTGCGTGTAACAGGGAATTATTTAATTCCAAAACTTTTTCCAGACAATGTTTCTGAGTTTGCATACCTAGATAAACCGTTACTCCGGGTAGCTCTCTCTGTTATTTTTTTGCGGAAACAAAAGAGAATTAAGCAAAAGTTTATTAAAGGCTTAAGCATAATTGCAAAGAATGGAACTTACTTAAGAATATTAGATAAATACTATGGTACCGCAGGAGTTCCTGAAGGCACAATACCTGATTTTATAAAGAGTGAAATGGAAAATAGCTAAGAATATAGCGATAAATACTTCTTTATATGCAAAAATTTTTGTATAGTATTTGAGTATAAAGATAGTCTCTGTGTTCAGATAATTTTAAAGTCGCATTATTGTGATTAACTAATATTTAGTGTTTAATTTTGATACACATGTAACTGTCTTTAATTACTATAGTAATTTGTTGCATTTTTGTTTTTTGTTCGATCGTGGCTCTAAATGATACATATCCTTTAAAAAATATATTATGTTTTTTTGTAACAAACTATTTTTATTAAATAAAAAGATTGGTATAGTAG of the Maridesulfovibrio zosterae DSM 11974 genome contains:
- a CDS encoding HD-GYP domain-containing protein, producing MLKKVSVKRLKVGLHIHLKDIPWFKHSFFRSNFKIKKSQEIDEVQGIGCEYVYYDPQRSDCEPLQVDAKVKPVSKTVNRRDIKKKKSSELRKRKDAYINTEKKFLSSAKQANRIMRGVLNGQISFCEEAQEMAHEFASFFLKDIHTTLNLINLSASDDEALYFHSLNVSILSCMLGREVGINDSDMHTLAFGALMHDIGKAKIPKKILYKPSVLTKPELEMVKRHPLYGVGLLSGMKSVNKDVMKIIYHHHVRNGPSGYPEGISFKSIGLLPKIVAIVDLYDNLINHRVVEKVLTPHQALANLYKSNAKLLDEKILAHFIRMLGVYPPGSLCELDSGEIAMVVSIGDNPLLPDVIIYDQNIPKNEAMILRLGADIDSKVERIVSRKDLTEDQLQYLSPKSKIGYYVDSKSN
- a CDS encoding bacteriohemerythrin — translated: MYRIKWNDKYSTGNVEIDKQHMQLFEIFNEYLAEKKKRSSLKYLILSIDLLGYCQEHFKTEEQLMLSANYPFFEEHKSEHANIYAAVENLVNKVYNGDSIDDVAADEFLFSWVEQHIVKKDCDVIEWINNGRI
- a CDS encoding substrate-binding periplasmic protein, giving the protein MLLYKIFGLLALNLTFLFTLCAQAYSSDEIINIASVEYPPIVSMQEIPGLGYGMCRDVVTEAFKAVSEDVNFTILPMSRNVWSVVHNKGTICLGSMVWFKRENKDALVDFVEIINLNFVAYYKKKRFPDGVSYESLKDLRGYSFGNVRGSGSQPTLENANLKIDLVRNIRLNFQKLSVDRMDFAVSLRVTGNYLIPKLFPDNVSEFAYLDKPLLRVALSVIFLRKQKRIKQKFIKGLSIIAKNGTYLRILDKYYGTAGVPEGTIPDFIKSEMENS